The window TCGTACTGGCTCTCTACTACTTCAGTCGAAGCATCTGGCGGGAAGTTTTTTATGCTCCGCTGGCTATAACAGAGCGCGTGGAAAATGGAATGCTGGCGCTGCTGACGCCCTTGATCGGCATCGCCCTTGAGCTGCTGATCGAACGGCGCCGTATATCCTCCGTATCGCGCGTTGGCGTCATCTATTTTGGACTGCTGGCGATCTTGATGGCGGTCGGGCCGCCGCACTACGCCGAGTTTCTCATTCCGCTATGGCAAATCACCGCGCCGTTGTTCATAGTGTACTATATTGCGCTCCTGGTTCAGGGCGCCTATCGCAGCGCGCGCACGCCCGAGGGACTCTCGGCGCAGGCGGCTCTGGCGTCGCCCTCGCTGCAATTGATCCTGGGCGCCGCGCCGCTGGCCGCCGCTGGCATCGTTGATATCGTTGCCGCCGGCTACTATCGGGACCGTCTCGAACTTACGCCTTATGCCATGCTGCTCTTTTTGGGCGTCGTTTCCGTCATCCTGGCGCGCCGCTTTGTTCGGGCGATTGAGAAAGTCGATCTGCTCAACCGCCAGATGAATGAGCGCATGGAGGACTTGAATCGGGTCAATCGCTCGCTGGCCGAGTCCGAAAGCCGCTACCGATCGATGATTGAGGGCGCCAGCGACATCATTCTCAGTCTGGATTCCAATCTATGCATTCTGGACGCCAATCGCAACCTCCATCGATTGCTGGGCATCTCGCTGCAGGTTGCGCGCGGTCGTCCTTTGATGGATCTGGTTTATCTGGATCGCGATGAGGCGTCCGGCATTACCAGCAAGCAGCTGCTGAAAGAGAAGCTGGAAACCTGCCGGCAGAATCGGACGCCCTTCTGGCTGAAGGTGCGCTTGCTATCGCATTACACCGGCGAACCGCGCGAGCTGCACCTGCGCGTCGATGCCGCCGAACGCAACGGGGAAGTCGAACTGACCTGCAAGCTGTCAAGCGTCGTTGAAGATAGCCTGCTGCGCTATTTTGTTTCGGAACGGCAGAAATATGTGCTGAGCAACTCCATGGTCAGCGCCGAGGAGTTATCACAACGACTGGTGCGCAATCTGGAAAAGTATCTGGAGGAGAGTCACGTTGTCGGCGTTCGCTTTGGGCTGCGCGAAATGCTGGTCAACGCCATTGAACACGGCAACCTGGCGATCAGTTTCGATGAAAAGACGCGCGAACTAACCGCTGGCAACTACAAGAAATTCATTCGCGCGCGTCAGCAGGATGATCGCTACCGGCAGCGTCGCGTTGTCGTGCACTATTCGCTCAATCCGCTGCGCGTAATTTTCCTGATTGAGGATCAGGGGAATGGATTCGATTGGCGCCAGCGATTGCAGCGCAGTCCGGATCATGATACTCCGCACGGCCGCGGCATTCAGCTTACTTCCCACGCCTTCGATCGGATTCGCTATTTAGGAAATGGCAATCGCGTCTACTTGCTCAAGCGTCTGGGGCGTCGTCGCAGTCTCTGATAGTTCAGCGCTCGGCCGCCTGCAGCAACGCCTGCAAGCGTCGATAGCGCGCCTGGTCCGATACCGCTGCAAAATAGTATTCCTCGAAATGCATTGCATCCCTTTGCAGTTCCTGCAGCGCGTGATTTCGCTTCATATATTGATCCAGATATTCAGGAAAATTTACAAATTGCAGCTCCCTGTGTTCTGCAAGCTTTTCCATGACCTGCGGACGGTAGCGGATGATTTCAAAATCGGCCGGCATGCCCTGCAGACGAAGGCGATTCCAGCCGAAGTCCCGTTCTGGCGGCGGCGGATAGAGCGATAGATCAACGGCGCGCTCGCGCAGATAGGCAACGCTCGCCGCCTTCTCGTGACCAATTCGTCCCCGTTGGAGCAGGTTCTGGCGAGCCAGTTTCGCTTCGGTCAAACCGGTAGAAGCCTCCACAGCAAATAGCGGATCAAGGTAGTAGATCAAATGCGCCCCGGCCCCCCAGAAGGCAAGTCGGGCGCCGCTCCGCTGAATCAGAGGCGACAGGCTTTCCAGCCAGATCGCGTTGCGTTGCATGCCAGTTCGCGAGTAGATTGCCGACTCTTCGACGATTCCCAGGCCCCAGAGCCAATTCCGGCTCGGCTGGAAGCGATAGGGGTCCGCGCGCAGCGCTGTTGCTGCAGTCACAAGGACGGTCAACGCCAGCGTCCAGCTCCTTGCCTCGCGCAAGTAATGTACGCTCCAGAGCATGGCCCGCGCCAGCAGGAAATAGCTCAGTGGTGCAATTACCACCAAATGGCGTGCAAACATGAAATCGCCGCCGATCCATACGACGTAGAGACTCCACGCTAGCAGGGCGCCGGCTACGGGAGCAATGCGTTCTTCGCAGGCGTTCTCAGCTCTTGAAGAAGCAGCTGGCATTTGCCTTACGCGCTCCTTTGCAGCAAGCCGGCGATAAAGCGCCAGCAAAAGCACCAGCAGAGCGCAGGCTGGCAACATCCAGTAGCTGCCATAATATGCGGCGCTGTAGGCAGCGCCCTGCCGCCAGTAAGCCTGAGCGGCAGATTTTGCGTAGAATGTATTGGGAAACAATGCCCCAAAGTACTGCCAGCGCCAGATCCAGTAAGCGGCAAAGAGCAACATTGCTGGCGCCTGCAGCCGAAGCAGTCGCAGAGCTTCGCCTGCTGCCGCCGCCCGGCGCACCGCCGGCCGCGATCCCGGCGCTGTTCGCAGCGCCTGAAGCAGCATGCCGGCGAGTGCGCCGCCATAGAGCGCCATTGCGTCCGGGCGTAGCAGTCCGGCCAAAGCCAGCAGCAGAAAACCGCGCCAGAGAGGAGCGCGGCCGAGAGAGAAATCAAACAGGGCGGCGCTGACGAATAGCGTGAAAGCCATCGTCTCCAGCCCCGAAGTGGCAAACAGGCTCAGGTGCTGGTGGACGACGAGCGGCAGCACTGCCAGCAACCAGTGACGACCAAGGACCTGCTGCGCCGTCTGCGCGCTCAGCCAGAGCAACAACGCGTACGCCGCAATGCCCATTGCAATCGAGAAGGTTTCTGGAGCAACACCCAGGGCCATGCCTCCGGATAGTAACACCGTCCACAGAAAGTTGGTGTAGCCTTCCACACGTTCGCCGCGGTTGAATGCCAGCTCGCCGTAGCGCAGCAGGTTTCGGGCGTAGCGAAAACTGATGAACGCATCGTCGCACAGCCAGCGCAATTGCCAGGCATGAACGGCAGCCGACAGGCAAAGCAAGATAGCGACAATCGAGCGCCAGCGACCCATGCCTAGCGCGGAATCCGAAAGGTTAAGACGAAGGATTGAGTATCGACGTCGGCCCTGCGAGCGACAAAGATGAATTGGCGGCGCAGCAGGGCTTCGATGCGCTGCGTTTCATCCGCCGGTCTGGGTCGTCCCTCAGCGGCCAGCGCCCCTTCGAGGTAGGGCGCGCGGAAGTAGGTCAGTTCCATGCCAGGATAGCGACGTTTCAATTCGCCCAACAAGAGCGGCGCATCGGCAGCTCGTTCCAGCAAGAAATCATGAAAGCGAAGTACACACGGTCCCCAGAGCAACGCCGCCGTTGGATTGTCAAATAGCGCCAGCTCGCCTGCCGCACTGCGGCAGAGGCGATCGTAATTTCGCATGGTGTGTGTGGCGCCGCGCATGATTGATATGCCGCGCCGCAATTGCCAGCTT of the Leptospirales bacterium genome contains:
- a CDS encoding ATP-binding protein, which encodes MRAACFWFATGLSLSALCGLGAQPTTPLSIDLNAETACVRAWSPAAASEFALGAQADQLHSLQENPDWHCAPPSQSGSRRLRASDWPLAAPSSLAERLWPGKAAPQEMTAVLAYSLSAEQLQRGPWRLELQSISSQWIIYLNGRALHSCWPAEGIGPTAAYYARLCPKPVWKHRLSVAIPPDWQQVGRNLLVFRFRGDLRLLSTGLPEPGTHQLQAGGERDAELSLRFSFGLLMLFFFTGLFHVALFAMRRDEKASIYFGLFSIVLALYYFSRSIWREVFYAPLAITERVENGMLALLTPLIGIALELLIERRRISSVSRVGVIYFGLLAILMAVGPPHYAEFLIPLWQITAPLFIVYYIALLVQGAYRSARTPEGLSAQAALASPSLQLILGAAPLAAAGIVDIVAAGYYRDRLELTPYAMLLFLGVVSVILARRFVRAIEKVDLLNRQMNERMEDLNRVNRSLAESESRYRSMIEGASDIILSLDSNLCILDANRNLHRLLGISLQVARGRPLMDLVYLDRDEASGITSKQLLKEKLETCRQNRTPFWLKVRLLSHYTGEPRELHLRVDAAERNGEVELTCKLSSVVEDSLLRYFVSERQKYVLSNSMVSAEELSQRLVRNLEKYLEESHVVGVRFGLREMLVNAIEHGNLAISFDEKTRELTAGNYKKFIRARQQDDRYRQRRVVVHYSLNPLRVIFLIEDQGNGFDWRQRLQRSPDHDTPHGRGIQLTSHAFDRIRYLGNGNRVYLLKRLGRRRSL